The sequence CAATCAACCATTGCATCtgttctatattattttttatatagtatgtACATATATAGTCCCATTAGAGTTGGATttcaaattcatgttttttgcCATTTTGCTCTGATCCTTCGGGCAGAACTGATGTGTAGCACAGAGTAACAACACAAAATAGATTGCGAGTATCTTATAACTCCGAAATGATAATTATAACCATATAAGGTTTATTCTGGTAAAAACACAAGATCGTTTTAAAATCATCGGGAGCAACAAGACGGATTCCGCCAAGAGCTCTCGGAGCCATCTTGGTTGTTGACAAGGCTGACCCTGTTAACTGAAAGTTCAGCCTTGTAAGCATCGGAGTTGAGAAGTTTACGGCTGACATTGTTAAATATCTCTCTGATGACAATCTCAAAGGCTTTGTCTACGTTTGTGGCGTCTAAAGCTGATGTCTCCATGAAGAACAACCCTTCTTCCTCTGCCAGAGCTTTCCCTTCTTCCACACTAACCGCTCTGATATCTTCCAAATCACATTTGTTCCCAACTAGCATTTGTGCCACCGCCGTGTCACAATGAGCTTGCGAGgtaacaaaacacaaagagtCAGACTTTTGTTTGAATTCACAACCGTAGACACAGACTCTCAAACTTAAAGGGAGCAATACAGAGCATCTTATAGACTCAGAGAACCCAAATCACACATCTCATTGCCTCAAACTTAAGATAAGAAACAATGGCTCAGATAAATAGCAGCAGAATCAAACCAAAGTGGAACAAAACAGCGAGAAGAAGAGGCAGTAATAACGTACTGTTGAGTTCTTGAAGCCAACGTTTAACGCTTTGGAAAGTGTCGCTTCGGGTGATGTCATAAACGATGAGAGCACCAAAAGCACCTCTGTAGTAAGCAGAAGTGACAGCCCTAAACCTCTCTTGACCAGCAGTGTCCCAGATCTGAGCTTTCACTTCTTTCCCTTCGATTTCCACCAGCTGCGTCTGAAACTCCACTCCGATTGTCGCCTTGGAGTTCGTGTCGAACTCATCCCGAGAGAACCGAGACAGCAGGTTCGATTTTCCGACAGCTGAATCCCCGATTAGGACAATCTTGAACAAGTACTCTTCTCCTCGGTCGTCTTCCttacccatcttcttcttctttcttcttgagATTGTGGTGATATGGTTATTGCAGGCTTTCAAGGGGAGAACCTAAGCTTTGATAAGTGGTAAAGTGGTGACAGACAAGCTGCGTGATTGGCGGGGTTTCCTATATAGACTATCTTCATTAATTCTTTACTTAATTGCGTTTAAGACTTTGTGATTAAGGCCATACTTAATTCTAAGCATTTTGGTGTCACTTTTCtgataaatcataaatttgCTTAAAGACTCTTTAGAATTTGCTAATTAAATTAGTAGTAATTTCTGAATTAGTTTCTATGAATTGAAGACAAAAATTGGTACgtttttcaacaatattttttgtttttaaagagtTTGCTCATATTTTATGTCACAACCAACATATTTATTCCAAACTATATTTCAAAAGCTTACAAGAATTGTCATCAAAAAATTCTGCTACCAGCCAGTTTTATATCTTGACAACCCAAAAATTGACTAATATTGTGTGGTTCGATAATTATTGTTGAGTTCAATTTTAGTTTCACAAAGCATCAAAATCTAAGTATGGATGAGTACAAGAAGACAAATATTCGGAATTTTGAGTATAATTTGTACCTGTAACTAGAATACTTCAAAGTAAGCAATGGGACTTTCAAATGTCCTTCAAGCTTCGGACTACTGTACTTGCGTTACTTGTCTGGTCTTTGTTAACAGCTCACTTGTATGATTGCAACTctcttatagtttttttttaaaaatatatcttaaagcttatttatcattttcatccaaagtatacAATCCCCAGATCATTTATGAACACGTTGCTATACAATTCTTTTCTTACTTTACCAAGTATGGTTACATAGATTACATAACAAGTTTGTAGATGAGGTTGATTTAGTTGTTTGCATTGCCCCAACTTCTAGGGAAAGGAATGGCGTCTTTGATATCAGGAAGTCCGGTCGCAAACAGAAGCATATGTTCCATGCTTAAGCTTATTCCTGAATGCTTCACTGTCCCGTGCCTCCTTAAATCTAAGTACCACTCGAACTTCTCCCTCGTGAACCCGCATTCACCTATCCTTGCATTCAAAACCTCAAACCGTTCTTCATTTTGGCTCCCGGTGATTACAACACCAACCTATAAAGAAAGTTGGAGACTTCCGTAAGATTCTACAACTTTGAATTCCTAAATTTAGATcaatgtttggtttggttctctTTTTACCTTTGGTACGACCAGATCAAATGCTGCTACAGTCTTCTTATCATCATTCAACCGTACGTAAAACGGTTTAGCTACTTTCGGGTAACTATGTATAATCACAGGACCTTTGTAGATCTCATCAGTTAGATAACTGCAACATTAAACCGgtgaaaagggaaaaatatgagAATCAGATCTTGAAACAAAGGCTCAGCATGAGCAAAACCAATACCTTAGATGCTCTGTTGTTAAAGCAACGCCCCACTCAGGCTTGGTTTCAAATTTTCTAGCGGTTGCCTGTTACAGATAAGCAGATCATTATGATGTCACAAAAAATCAGTAAGTAGAAAAATATATGGGATGTGAGAGTGTTATACCTTTTGCAGAAGACTAATGGCTTCAGTATAGGAGAATCTCAAAAGAGAGCTGGACGCTGTTGCTTCAAGACGTGTGGTGATGGTCTTGTCAACTCgttttgatatgaatttcatgTCTTCATGACGattttctataatatatttgCAGAGGAACTTGAAGTATTCATCAGCACAATCCATAGCATCCTGTAACATCAAAAGAACACAAGTCACCATTTGTTAAAAATCACTGAATGACCAAAATCAATGTTATAATTATAACAATCTTACATCCAATTCCGAGAAAGCCACCTCAGTTTCCACATTCCACATCTCTGCCAAATGCCTTGCATTGTCAATTTTATCAGCTACGAAACGCGGTCCTAAGGTATAAACTTTTCCAAGTGCAGAGGCATAGCTCTCAAGATGAAACCTTCCAGAAGCAGTCAGATAAGTGTCACGACCAAAGAAATCTTTCGAGAAATCAAGCTTCTCAGATTTGACCAAAGTAGTTCCTGATTTGGAATTTTGTTTCATCTCAAGCTGAGATGCAAGATCGCTTGTTTTCTTCAGGTCGTGAACAGCAGCAACCACAGCTTCTCGGTTGCTGTCAGATCTCTTGAGGTGATCAATCAGCCTAGTCTTTTCCTTTATCGCAGCCTTTACAGTGTCAATGCTAAAtccatctttttctttgacagacttcttctcctcttcattATCAGTTTTACCTAAAAGAGTAGTGACCCTAAACATTTCGCCAAACCCAGTGGTTGTGATGACTGGTACTTGAACATACTGAAACCCATGGTATTGAAGGAATGTGTGGCTCGCTAAGGTTAGCGCACTGTGCACTCTAGTTACCGACCCAACCTTCACCAACAAATAGAAGAGAAATCTATATTAACTAATTGCTCTTTCATGAAAAACACCAAAccatttgtgaaaaaaaaatgtagaaataataatagtaataccGTAGTGGTGCGGGGCCTGAAATGAGAGTAGTCTCTAAGCATATGCAGAGGAAGCTGTTTCTTTGACAGTGGATACTTTTCTGGATCCACTGTTCCAACATGAAGAAGCTTATCTGCCTCAAGCTCAATGACATGTTTTGTAGAAGCAGCCAATGGTAGTCTTAACACACCTTCAGCTACAATACAAGTCCCTAGATCCATAAGCTGAGTTGCTGGAACAGTCGACAATGCAGA comes from Camelina sativa cultivar DH55 chromosome 19, Cs, whole genome shotgun sequence and encodes:
- the LOC104764452 gene encoding ras-related protein RABA5b isoform X1, encoding MGKEDDRGEEYLFKIVLIGDSAVGKSNLLSRFSRDEFDTNSKATIGVEFQTQLVEIEGKEVKAQIWDTAGQERFRAVTSAYYRGAFGALIVYDITRSDTFQSVKRWLQELNTHCDTAVAQMLVGNKCDLEDIRAVSVEEGKALAEEEGLFFMETSALDATNVDKAFEIVIREIFNNVSRKLLNSDAYKAELSVNRVSLVNNQDGSESSWRNPSCCSR
- the LOC104764452 gene encoding ras-related protein RABA5b isoform X2 — encoded protein: MGKEDDRGEEYLFKIVLIGDSAVGKSNLLSRFSRDEFDTNSKATIGVEFQTQLVEIEGKEVKAQIWDTAGQERFRAVTSAYYRGAFGALIVYDITRSDTFQSVKRWLQELNTHCDTAVAQMLVGNKCDLEDIRAVSVEEGKALAEEEGLFFMETSALDATNVDKAFEIVIREIFNNVSRKLLNSDAYKAELSVNRVSLVNNQDGSESSWRNPSCCSR
- the LOC104764455 gene encoding asparagine--tRNA ligase, cytoplasmic 2-like — encoded protein: MESFGKNHQKELGDDLSPKPITLSKYSNRVELKTLLERSDRGAGLVGKRVVIGGWVKSSRAVKKDSPPPPPPPSVVGVPSPLSGGDQSHTTANIRCTEIIQSKMNIFRRFFDVLSGGGGKTYPIFDKTELAGQKTAPPPEYVFYFLISDGSSVSSLQVVVDSALSTVPATQLMDLGTCIVAEGVLRLPLAASTKHVIELEADKLLHVGTVDPEKYPLSKKQLPLHMLRDYSHFRPRTTTVGSVTRVHSALTLASHTFLQYHGFQYVQVPVITTTGFGEMFRVTTLLGKTDNEEEKKSVKEKDGFSIDTVKAAIKEKTRLIDHLKRSDSNREAVVAAVHDLKKTSDLASQLEMKQNSKSGTTLVKSEKLDFSKDFFGRDTYLTASGRFHLESYASALGKVYTLGPRFVADKIDNARHLAEMWNVETEVAFSELDDAMDCADEYFKFLCKYIIENRHEDMKFISKRVDKTITTRLEATASSSLLRFSYTEAISLLQKATARKFETKPEWGVALTTEHLSYLTDEIYKGPVIIHSYPKVAKPFYVRLNDDKKTVAAFDLVVPKVGVVITGSQNEERFEVLNARIGECGFTREKFEWYLDLRRHGTVKHSGISLSMEHMLLFATGLPDIKDAIPFPRSWGNANN